Proteins from one Fragaria vesca subsp. vesca linkage group LG6, FraVesHawaii_1.0, whole genome shotgun sequence genomic window:
- the LOC101302848 gene encoding uncharacterized protein LOC101302848, producing the protein MMNMGEMWPQLGSVIASVMFGYAMFQQYIPYQLRTSIEKYTQKLFGYVSPYIHISFDEYSGEWYKRSELFTTIQSYLSTKSSTDAKRLKAQDVKDSKSLVLAMDDNEEVIDEFQGIQLWWVCRKNPPSQSQFSFYRQTDDKRRYKLTFHRRHRDIIMGSYLDHVRKQGKAIAVSNRQRKLYINNPASDWYEWKPTKWSSVVFEHPATFETIAMEPKKKKEIVDDLIKFSKGKDYYAKIGKAWKRGYLLYGPPGTGKSTMIAAMSNLMNYDVYDLELTTVKNNTELRKLLIDTPNKTIIVIEDIDCSLDLTGQRKKKKEKDDDEDKENDPIKKMRGGEESKPSEVTLSGLLNFIDGIWSACGGERIIVFTTNYVEKLDPALIRRGRMDKHIELSYCCYEAFKLLARNYLDLESHELFGTIERLLGETNMTPADVAENLMPKSDIENADSCSKNLIEALETAKEEARVKAEEEVKLKAEEEAKEKAEKEAKLKEEEEAKLKPEKEEKEKVESAKDEVKCKLCNGTSAKQDGKENGVVH; encoded by the coding sequence ATGATGAACATGGGAGAAATGTGGCCTCAACTGGGTTCAGTTATAGCCAGTGTCATGTTCGGATATGCCATGTTTCAGCAATACATTCCTTACCAACTTAGAACCTCCATCGAAAAATATACCCAGAAACTGTTTGGATATGTGTCCCCTTACATCCATATTTCCTTTGATGAATATTCCGGTGAGTGGTACAAGCGCAGTGAGCTCTTTACTACCATCCAAAGCTACCTCAGCACCAAGTCCTCCACAGACGCGAAAAGGCTGAAAGCTCAAGATGTCAAGGACAGCAAGTCTCTAGTCCTTGCCATGGATGATAATGAAGAGGTGATAGATGAGTTTCAAGGCATTCAGCTATGGTGGGTTTGCAGGAAAAACCCGCCGAGTCAATCTCAATTCTCCTTCTATCGTCAGACTGATGATAAAAGACGGTACAAGCTGACCTTTCACAGACGCCACCGCGATATAATCATGGGGTCTTATCTTGACCATGTGAGGAAACAAGGCAAGGCAATAGCAGTTAGCAACAGGCAACGAAAGCTTTACATTAACAATCCTGCTTCAGATTGGTACGAATGGAAACCAACTAAATGGAGCTCTGTGGTGTTTGAGCACCCTGCAACATTTGAGACCATAGCAATGGAGCCAAAAAAGAAAAAGGAAATCGTAGATGACCTCATCAAGTTCAGCAAGGGGAAAGACTACTATGCGAAAATAGGGAAGGCTTGGAAGAGGGGTTATCTTCTGTATGGGCCACCAGGCACTGGTAAGTCCACCATGATTGCTGCCATGTCTAACCTCATGAACTATGATGTTTATGATCTTGAGCTGACCACGGTGAAGAACAACACTGAGCTGAGGAAGTTGCTGATTGACACTCCTAACAAGACTATTATTGTGATTGAGGACATTGATTGCTCGCTTGATCTCACGGGGCAGCGGAAGAAGAAGAAGGAGAAGGATGATGATGAAGATAAAGAAAATGATCCGATCAAGAAAATGAGGGGAGGAGAAGAAAGCAAACCAAGTGAGGTTACTTTATCTGGGCTATTGAACTTCATTGATGGTATTTGGTCAGCTTGTGGAGGTGAAAGAATCATTGTGTTCACAACAAATTATGTGGAAAAACTTGATCCCGCTCTGATTAGAAGAGGAAGGATGGACAAGCATATTGAATTGTCCTACTGTTGCTATGAAGCATTCAAATTGCTTGCAAGGAACTATTTGGATTTGGAGTCACATGAACTGTTTGGTACCATTGAAAGGTTGTTGGGGGAGACCAACATGACTCCAGCTGATGTGGCAGAGAATTTGATGCCTAAATCTGATATAGAGAATGCTGATTCTTGTTCGAAGAACTTGATTGAAGCTCTCGAGACTGCAAAGGAGGAGGCAAGAGTAAAGGCCGAGGAAGAAGTGAAACTGAAGGCAGAGGAAGAAGCCAAAGAGAAGGCAGAGAAAGAAGCAAAATTGAAGGAAGAGGAAGAAGCAAAATTGAAGCCAGAGAAAGAAGAGAAGGAAAAGGTTGAGTCTGCTAAAGATGAAGTTAAATGTAAATTATGTAATGGAACATCAGCCAAACAAGATGGGAAAGAAAATGGGGTCGTTCATTGA
- the LOC101303137 gene encoding thaumatin-like protein-like, whose product MKLPVFVASFSLVLTWSCMLFGHGVAHTVTFYIHNKCPFPIWPATAPNNGQPVIADGGFSLSAGQTKRITAPWSWSGRIWGRTGCNFASNWSPACETGDCDGRLACNGLIGTPPVTLVQIALQADKGLPNYYDVSLVDGYNLPISVMLRPVASNCSISGCLRDLKTRCPEELQVLNSKGEVVACKSACLAFNKDSFCCRNQYGTPEKCKPSVYSKIFKDACPSYYSYAYDSPPPLVNCKANEYVITFCPSGWGAEHTSI is encoded by the exons ATGAAGCTGCCAGTGTTTGTTGCTTCTTTTTCCCTGGTTCTAACATGGAGTTGCATGCTCTTTG GACACGGAGTAGCGCACACAGTTACGTTTTACATTCACAATAAGTGCCCCTTTCCCATATGGCCTGCAACTGCTCCCAACAATGGACAACCGGTGATAGCTGACGGCGGCTTCTCCCTCTCGGCTGGCCAGACTAAGCGCATTACTGCACCGTGGTCATGGAGCGGTAGGATTTGGGGCCGAACAGGATGCAACTTTGCCTCTAATTGGAGCCCTGCTTGTGAAACTGGAGACTGTGATGGAAGACTGGCTTGCAATGGACTGATAGGCACTCCACCAGTGACATTGGTGCAAATTGCACTTCAAGCTGACAAAGGCTTGCCAAATTACTATGATGTGAGCTTGGTTGATGGATACAATCTTCCGATTTCAGTCATGTTGAGGCCAGTAGCATCGAATTGTAGTATTAGTGGGTGCTTGAGAGACTTGAAAACAAGGTGTCCGGAAGAGCTTCAGGTTTTGAACAGCAAAGGAGAAGTGGTGGCTTGCAAAAGTGCCTGCTTGGCATTTAACAAGGACTCATTTTGTTGCAGAAATCAGTATGGAACTCCAGAAAAATGCAAGCCAAGTGTGTACTCCAAGATATTCAAAGATGCATGTCCCTCCTATTACAGCTATGCTTATGATTCACCACCTCCATTGGTGAACTGCAAGGCTAATGAGTATGTGATCACATTTTGTCCTTCAGGCTGGGGTGCTGAGCATACTTCCATATAG
- the LOC101308305 gene encoding protein kinase PVPK-1-like has product MEKQPQKPESSNELVSQDLSPFNNSFSISLSLCSSSDSVSSSTNDVSNDSSAETKKSSNNAESDEVAKGSEESTAAETEEVTFRRICPSKPHKGNDIRWDAIQSVKAKEGELGLNHFRLLKKLGCGDIGSVYLAELRGIGCVFAMKVMDKGMLAGRKKLMRAQTERDILGLLDHPFLPTLYSNFETDKFSCLLMEFCSGGDLHTLRQRQPGKHFTEQAARFYASEVLLALEYLHMMGVVYRDLKPENVLVREDGHIMLTDFDLSLRCKVCPTLVQSSVESSCAIPTYCIQPACIDPIPACKLPVCVQPSCLQPSCFTPRFLRSKSTKEKTERTNLGSSDSMPELIAEPTNARSMSFVGTHEYLAPEIIRGDGHGSAVDWWTFGIFLYELLHGRTPFKGNGNRETLFNVVGQSLKFPDGSNVSFAAKDLIRGLLVKNPQKRLGFKRGATEIKQHPFFASVNWALIRGTQPPEVPKPLDLALLNQAFKSAAPQNDKGAAETNRLPGPYLDFEFF; this is encoded by the exons ATGGAAAAACAGCCGCAGAAACCCGAAAGCAGCAATGAGCTCGTCAGCCAAGATCTTAGCCCCTTCAACAACAGCTTCAGCATTAGTCTCAGTCTCTGCAGCAGCTCCGACAGCGTCAGCAGCAGCACCAACGACGTCAGCAACGACTCCTCAGCCGAGACCAAGAAGAGTTCCAACAATGCGGAGTCAGACGAGGTGGCCAAAGGGTCGGAAGAATCCACGGCAGCCGAGACGGAGGAGGTAACATTCCGGCGGATTTGCCCGTCGAAGCCGCACAAAGGGAATGATATTCGATGGGACGCGATTCAATCCGTGAAGGCCAAAGAAGGCGAGTTGGGTCTGAATCATTTCAGGCTGTTGAAGAAGCTTGGATGTGGGGATATAGGGAGTGTGTACTTGGCTGAGTTGAGAGGGATTGGCTGCGTTTTCGCGATGAAAGTAATGGACAAGGGAATGTTGGCTGGGAGGAAGAAGCTGATGAGGGCTCAGACTGAGAGAGACATATTGGGGTTATTGGACCACCCGTTTCTTCCCACCCTTTATTCCAATTTCGAGACGGACAAGTTTTCTTGCTTGTTAATGGAGTTTTGCAGCGGCGGGGATCTTCATACGCTCCGGCAGCGCCAGCCGGGGAAGCATTTTACTGAACAAGCAGCCAG GTTTTATGCTTCAGAAGTGCTTCTTGCTCTTGAGTATCTGCACATGATGGGAGTGGTGTACAGAGACTTGAAACCCGAAAATGTACTAGTGAGGGAGGATGGACATATCATGCTTACGGATTTTGATTTATCATTGAGATGTAAGGTGTGTCCTACTCTTGTTCAGTCCAGCGTCGAGTCATCTTGTGCAATACCCACATACTGCATTCAACCAGCTTGCATTGATCCAATTCCAGCCTGCAAACTACCGGTTTGTGTTCAGCCCTCTTGCTTGCAACCTTCTTGCTTTACACCTCGATTCCTAAGGTCCAAATCAACAAAGGAGAAAACTGAAAGAACGAATTTGGGGAGTTCAGATTCGATGCCTGAACTTATTGCTGAACCAACTAATGCGCGGTCCATGTCATTTGTTGGAACTCATGAGTATTTAGCTCCTGAGATCATAAGAGGAGATGGTCATGGCAGTGCTGTTGATTGGTGGACTTTCGGAATCTTCTTGTATGAGCTGCTTCATGGGAGGACACCGTTTAAAGGGAATGGAAATCGGGAGACATTGTTTAATGTCGTTGGTCAGTCACTTAAGTTCCCTGATGGATCCAATGTTAGTTTTGCTGCAAAGGATTTGATCAGGGGCCTCCTTGTAAAGAACCCTCAAAAGAGACTAGGCTTTAAAAGAGGTGCTACAGAGATTAAGCAGCATCCCTTCTTTGCAAGTGTCAATTGGGCTCTCATTCGCGGCACGCAGCCTCCAGAAGTCCCAAAACCACTTGATCTTGCCCTTTTAAACCAGGCATTCAAGTCTGCAGCGCCTCAAAATGACAAGGGAGCTGCAGAGACAAATCGGTTACCAGGTCCATATTTAGATTTTGAATTTTTCTGA
- the LOC101308598 gene encoding glycerol-3-phosphate 2-O-acyltransferase 6-like, with protein MEKDHLPTFPTIDKCPSIGREKHTVIADMDGTLLRGRSSFPYFALVAFEVGGILRLLFLLLASPLAGVLYYFVSESAGIRVLVFATFAGMKVADIESVARAVLPKFYSADLHSETWRVFSSCGKRCVLTANPRIMVEAFLKEFLGADLVLGTEISTYRGRATGFVLNPGIVVGNNKADALKKAFGADAPDIGLGDRKTDYPFMKLCKESYVVPAKPEVEPVSHDKLPKPIVFHDGRLVSKPTPLMALLTILWIPVGFVLACLRIAAGSLLPMPVVYYAFWALGVRVYVKGTPPPPAKKSTGQTGVLFICSHRTLLDPIFLSTALGRPIPAVTYSLSRLSEIISPIKTVRLTRDRAADANMIKKLLEQGDLVICPEGTTCREPFLLRFSALFAELTDKLVPVAMANRMSMFHGTTARGWKGMDPFYFFMNPSPAYEVTFLNKLPSELTCGAGKSSHEVANYIQRTIAASLSYECTTFTRKDKYRALAGNDGTVAEKPANGKKIMGC; from the coding sequence ATGGAAAAAGACCACCTCCCTACCTTCCCAACCATCGATAAATGCCCGTCCATCGGCCGCGAAAAACACACCGTTATCGCGGACATGGACGGGACTCTACTCCGCGGACGGAGCTCATTTCCCTACTTTGCCCTAGTGGCTTTCGAAGTCGGCGGCATTTTGAGGCTTCTTTTTTTGCTCTTGGCCTCGCCGCTTGCTGGTGTTCTCTACTACTTCGTCTCTGAGTCAGCCGGCATACGTGTCCTCGTGTTCGCGACTTTCGCGGGCATGAAAGTCGCGGACATTGAGTCCGTGGCACGCGCGGTGCTGCCGAAATTCTACTCCGCTGACTTGCACTCTGAAACATGGAGAGTCTTCTCGTCGTGCGGGAAACGTTGCGTTTTGACGGCCAACCCGAGAATCATGGTGGAGGCGTTTTTGAAGGAGTTTTTGGGGGCTGACTTGGTTCTCGGGACAGAGATTTCCACCTACAGAGGTAGAGCTACCGGCTTTGTCCTAAATCCTGGGATTGTCGTCGGAAACAACAAAGCTGACGCTCTCAAAAAAGCTTTTGGAGCCGACGCTCCTGATATTGGACTTGGTGACCGGAAAACCGACTATCCATTCATGAAGCTTTGCAAAGAGAGCTACGTTGTTCCGGCTAAGCCGGAAGTGGAGCCTGTGAGTCACGACAAATTGCCTAAGCCGATAGTATTCCACGACGGCCGGCTGGTCTCGAAACCAACTCCGTTGATGGCCTTGCTCACCATTCTTTGGATTCCGGTCGGTTTCGTTTTGGCTTGCTTACGTATTGCTGCCGGTTCATTGCTTCCTATGCCGGTCGTGTACTATGCTTTTTGGGCTTTAGGTGTTAGGGTTTATGTCAAGGGCACCCCACCACCTCCGGCTAAGAAGTCAACAGGTCAAACGGGAGTTCTCTTCATTTGCTCACACCGAACCCTACTCGATCCCATCTTCCTCTCCACCGCTCTCGGCCGTCCGATCCCGGCAGTCACATACTCTCTCTCGCGTCTCTCAGAGATAATCTCGCCCATCAAAACCGTCCGGCTAACCCGGGACAGGGCCGCCGACGCCAACATGATCAAGAAACTTCTAGAACAAGGTGACCTAGTCATATGCCCCGAGGGCACAACATGTCGAGAACCATTTCTACTTCGGTTCTCGGCGTTGTTTGCCGAGCTCACAGACAAGCTCGTTCCGGTGGCAATGGCCAACCGGATGAGTATGTTCCACGGTACAACGGCTAGGGGGTGGAAGGGGATGGACCCGTTCTACTTCTTTATGAACCCTAGCCCTGCTTATGAAGTAACTTTTTTGAATAAGTTGCCTAGCGAGTTAACTTGTGGAGCAGGCAAGTCGAGCCATGAGGTGGCCAACTATATACAGCGGACGATCGCAGCGAGCTTGTCGTATGAGTGCACGACGTTTACGAGGAAGGACAAGTACAGAGCTCTGGCCGGGAATGATGGCACGGTGGCGGAGAAACCTGCTAATGGCAAGAAGATTATGGGATGCTAG
- the LOC101303432 gene encoding prolyl 4-hydroxylase subunit alpha-1-like encodes MDSRLLLALSLCFFFLLPHVSHSRARVKNLIDLKQTVGSVIRMKRGPSSSTFDPTHVSQLSWKPRAFLYKGFLTEEECDHLVNLAKNKLEVSMVADNESGKSIKSEVRTSSGMFLAKAQDEVVANIETKIAAWTFLPIENGEAMQILHYENGQKYEPHYDYFHDKANQELGGHRVATVLMYLSNVEKGGETVFPQAQVKTVEAKDEVLSDCAKNGYSVKPFKGDALLFFSLLPNATTDPNSLHGSCPVIEGEKWSATKWIHVRSFEKSLKKALSGECTDENVNCATWAKAGECEKNPTYMVGSADLPGFCRKSCKVCSS; translated from the exons ATGGATTCCCGCCTCCTTCTCGCTCTTTCCCTCTGCTTCTTCTTCCTCCTCCCTCACGTCTCCCATTCCAGAGCTCGAGTCAAGAACCTGATCGACCTCAAGCAAAC TGTGGGATCCGTGATCAGAATGAAGAGAGGTCCTTCTTCTTCTACATTTGACCCGACTCACGTCTCTCAGCTCTCATGGAAACCCAG GGCATTTTTGTACAAGGGTTTTCTTACTGAGGAGGAGTGTGATCATCTGGTCAATCTG GCCAAGAATAAGCTGGAGGTGTCGATGGTGGCTGATAATGAGTCTGGTAAGAGTATAAAGAGTGAAGTGCGGACGAGCTCTGGAATGTTCCTTGCGAAAGCTCAG GATGAAGTAGTTGCCAACATTGAGACTAAGATTGCTGCATGGACCTTCCTTCCAATTG AGAATGGGGAGGCAATGCAGATACTGCATTATGAAAACGGTCAAAAGTATGAGCCACATTACGACTATTTTCATGACAAAGCTAATCAAGAATTAGGTGGCCACCGTGTTGCCACTGTATTGATGTATCTCTCTAATGTTGAAAAGGGTGGTGAAACAGTCTTTCCCCAAGCACAG GTGAAAACGGTTGAAGCCAAGGACGAGGTCTTGTCTGATTGTGCTAAAAATGGCTATTCTG TGAAACCGTTCAAAGGTGATGCCTTGCTGTTCTTCAGTCTTCTTCCTAATGCAACAACCGATCCAAACAGTTTGCATGGGAGCTGCCCTGTCATTGAGGGTGAGAAATGGTCTGCAACCAAGTGGATTCATGTGAGATCCTTCGAAAAGTCATTGAAGAAGGCACTTAGCGGGGAGTGTACGGATGAGAATGTAAACTGCGCCACATGGGCTAAAGCCGGTGAGTGCGAAAAGAATCCTACATACATGGTGGGTTCAGCGGATCTTCCTGGGTTTTGTAGGAAGAGTTGCAAGGTCTGTTCATCTTAG
- the LOC101309179 gene encoding uncharacterized protein LOC101309179, translating to MGRPPCCDKSNVKRGLWTAAEDAKLLACVSKHGVGNWTVVPKKAGLNRCGKSCRLRWTNYLRPDLKHDTFTPEEEEHIINLHKAIGSRWSLIAKQLPGRTDNDVKNYWNTKLKKKLSKIGIDPVTHKPISHVLSDFGNITCLPHHIGDHLEPSFNNNLNTSTTFVSESDPSSGITGLAYTNMVMMNPIMESHDHSHTSTLPFGFLSQFQAMNQDDNVSLPPHFLNEVTSSCSSSSSPPATDLLSPQCHASAQVITPSSSPFNWSEFLLQDPLSSADQPKQEEVFHGVLSSPANPTVNGIQSQSFEVGSSSTINGGPSLNNNKNLANDHIASSSLSSFVDRIIGQDSEMRAALFPELLDGSFDY from the exons ATGGGAAGGCCACCTTGCTGTGATAAATCAAATGTGAAGAGGGGCCTCTGGACTGCAGCCGAGGATGCGAAACTTCTTGCTTGTGTATCCAAACATGGAGTTGGAAACTGGACTGTGGTTCCTAAGAAAGCAG GATTGAACAGATGTGGGAAGAGCTGCAGGCTTAGGTGGACTAATTACCTCAGGCCTGACCTCAAGCATGACACCTTCACTCCTGAAGAGGAAGAGCATATTATCAACCTTCATAAGGCTATAGGAAGCAG GTGGTCTCTGATTGCAAAACAACTACCAGGAAGAACAGATAATGATGTGAAGAACTACTGGAATACCAAGCTGAAAAAGAAGCTTTCCAAGATAGGAATTGACCCTGTAACCCACAAACCTATCTCCCATGTCCTCTCTGACTTTGGAAATATCACTTGCCTTCCACACCACATCGGCGACCATCTTGAGCCATCCTTTAACAACAACTTGAACACGAGCACCACATTCGTATCTGAATCAGATCCATCTTCGGGGATCACAGGACTTGCATACACCAATATGGTGATGATGAACCCCATTATGGAGTCACATGATCACTCTCATACTAGTACTCTTCCCTTCGGCTTTCTGTCTCAGTTTCAAGCGATGAATCAAGACGACAATGTGTCATTGCCTCCACACTTTTTGAATGAAGTAACTTCCTCTTGCTCATCATCATCTTCTCCTCCTGCCACTGATCTATTGAGCCCGCAATGTCATGCTTCTGCACAAGTTATCACACCATCTTCTTCTCCCTTTAATTGGAGTGAGTTTCTTCTTCAGGATCCTCTTTCATCCGCAGATCAACCCAAGCAAGAAGAAGTGTTTCATGGAGTTCTATCATCACCAGCCAATCCCACAGTTAATGGAATTCAATCTCAGTCATTTGAAGTTGGATCTTCATCAACCATTAATGGAGGTCCAAGCTTGAACAACAACAAAAATTTGGCTAATGATCACATAGCTTCTTCTTCCTTGAGTTCATTTGTGGACAGAATCATAGGTCAAGATAGTGAGATGAGGGCAGCATTGTTCCCTGAACTTTTGGATGGATCCTTTGATTATTGA
- the LOC101309469 gene encoding uncharacterized protein LOC101309469 — protein MLLQTKRHVGRKVIGAMSSVRRMRDKLMKHCGVESRWSNNLPEEILHLVLQRLCIQNYVRCRSVCVSWRGIIDMAIASKCIRPAPQLPWLVLHVHRFSLKDTCFLSLSDQKTYKPNPTHMNRLNCVGSIEGWLVMVDNAGWHPEAFMNLWSFFIHRRYSAYTTVNYFFNPVSGVKLPSQSAIPWISGRNHRPTFFYQVVASSVPTSPHCLVAGLCSNGQGPTDKSWTPITGEEVRGLYFEAIEIIDRKIYAVTERSSMFIMVFDIQDAHGSYPSYNTERLVILHPRPHSYRSFNLLADGVRHVTDIESNHLVKDSVSKVLFLILCCVRFACEVDPIVPWHEIIDDNNTIPLKSDGFRVFKLEFNKGARWVQVDDFGDRILFMDRAGCKFIPASFNNKAVLTRNCICFAFDSPCCFATVSSSRRDFGVFSLTNKTIDQYAFPEDHSCTRLNAQPVWFTPDFC, from the coding sequence ATGCTGTTGCAGACTAAACGTCATGTAGGCCGGAAGGTGATCGGAGCTATGTCCTCTGTTAGAAGGATGCGAGACAAATTAATGAAACATTGTGGAGTAGAGAGTAGGTGGTCGAATAATCTCCCTGAAGAAATCCTGCATTTGGTTCTACAGCGGCTTTGTATACAAAATTATGTGCGGTGTAGGTCAGTATGCGTTTCGTGGCGGGGGATTATTGATATGGCGATTGCCAGCAAATGCATTAGGCCTGCTCCTCAACTGCCATGGCTTGTGCTCCATGTTCATCGCTTTTCCCTCAAAGATACTTGCTTTCTAAGTCTGAGTGACCAGAAAACCTACAAGCCGAATCCCACTCATATGAATAGGCTCAACTGTGTTGGGTCAATCGAGGGGTGGTTGGTTATGGTTGATAATGCTGGTTGGCATCCCGAGGCTTTTATGAATCTCTGGTCATTCTTCATACATCGTCGTTATAGCGCTTATACCACTGTCAACTACTTCTTCAATCCAGTATCAGGGGTCAAGTTACCATCACAATCTGCTATTCCATGGATCAGTGGCAGGAACCATCGGCCTACCTTCTTTTATCAGGTAGTAGCCTCTTCAGTACCAACAAGCCCTCATTGTCTTGTTGCTGGCCTTTGTTCAAATGGTCAAGGGCCAACTGATAAATCATGGACTCCCATTACAGGGGAGGAGGTAAGAGGTCTCTATTTTGAGGCTATAGAAATAATTGATCGGAAAATATATGCCGTGACAGAGAGATCATCTATGTTTATTATGGTGTTTGACATACAAGATGCCCATGGCAGCTATCCTAGCTATAACACTGAAAGGTTAGTTATCCTTCACCCCAGGCCACATTCTTACCGGAGCTTCAATCTTTTAGCTGATGGAGTTAGGCATGTGACTGACATCGAAAGCAATCACCTAGTGAAAGATTCTGTATCAAAGGTGTTGTTTCTGATTCTTTGTTGTGTCAGATTTGCTTGTGAGGTAGATCCAATAGTTCCTTGGCACGAGATCATAGATGATAATAATACCATTCCACTTAAGAGTGATGGATTTCGAGTGTTCAAGCTGGAGTTTAATAAAGGTGCTCGATGGGTACAAGTTGATGACTTTGGTGATCGGATTTTGTTTATGGACAGGGCGGGCTGCAAATTCATCCCTGCCTCATTCAACAATAAGGCAGTCCTAACTAGAAATTGCATCTGTTTTGCTTTTGACAGTCCTTGTTGTTTTGCAACAGTGTCGTCAAGCAGACGTGATTTTGGAGTCTTTTCGTTGACAAACAAGACAATTGATCAGTACGCTTTCCCTGAAGATCATTCCTGTACCCGGTTAAATGCTCAACCTGTCTGGTTCACTCCAGACTTCTGTTAG